One Desulfobulbus propionicus DSM 2032 DNA segment encodes these proteins:
- the waaF gene encoding lipopolysaccharide heptosyltransferase II, which translates to MKSLPAHPHKILVRSTNWIGDAVMTTPAVRTIRENFPDSEITLLVHPWVSDVFRYSPRVDRLIIYDKKGRHKGIRGMLQLAGELRQEQFDCAILLQNAFEAALITLMAGIPVRAGYTTDGRGLLLTHGVHKITELNRKHEIYYYQRIMQGLGLKPAVNELELFIPGEQIDAAKERLAQRGGERLGAGPLLGFNPGAAFGPAKRWPAEKYAQLARTICDRLDGWILLFGSEADRQTAADIIARAGSAASRMIDLTGATTLIEAMALIGECDVFVTNDSGLMHVAAALHTPLVAIFGSTDHIATGPYADNAVVIRKPLPCSPCKKTHCPEKHFRCMKLIDSDEVFAAVEGILKES; encoded by the coding sequence GTGAAATCCCTGCCAGCCCATCCGCACAAAATTCTGGTCCGTTCCACCAACTGGATCGGCGACGCGGTGATGACCACGCCGGCGGTGCGCACCATCCGCGAAAATTTCCCGGACAGTGAGATCACCCTGCTGGTGCACCCCTGGGTCAGCGATGTCTTCCGCTACAGCCCCCGGGTCGATCGGTTGATCATCTATGACAAAAAAGGGCGGCACAAAGGGATACGGGGCATGCTGCAGTTGGCCGGCGAGCTGCGCCAGGAGCAGTTCGACTGCGCCATCCTGCTGCAAAACGCCTTCGAGGCGGCGCTGATCACCCTGATGGCCGGCATCCCGGTGCGCGCCGGCTACACCACCGACGGCCGGGGTCTGCTGCTCACCCACGGGGTGCATAAAATCACCGAACTCAACCGCAAACACGAGATCTACTACTACCAGCGGATCATGCAGGGCTTGGGACTGAAACCCGCCGTCAACGAGCTGGAGCTGTTCATTCCCGGCGAGCAGATCGACGCGGCCAAGGAGCGGCTCGCGCAACGGGGCGGCGAACGATTGGGTGCGGGGCCGTTGCTCGGCTTCAACCCGGGTGCCGCCTTTGGCCCGGCCAAGCGCTGGCCGGCGGAGAAGTATGCCCAACTGGCACGGACGATCTGCGACCGGCTCGATGGATGGATCCTGCTCTTCGGCAGCGAGGCTGACCGGCAGACGGCCGCCGACATCATCGCCCGCGCCGGCAGCGCCGCTTCGCGGATGATCGATCTCACCGGCGCCACCACCCTGATCGAAGCCATGGCCCTGATCGGCGAGTGCGACGTGTTCGTCACCAACGATTCCGGCCTGATGCATGTGGCTGCCGCCCTCCACACCCCGCTGGTGGCCATCTTCGGCTCCACCGACCACATCGCCACCGGCCCCTATGCCGACAATGCGGTGGTGATCCGCAAACCGTTGCCCTGCAGCCCCTGCAAGAAGACCCATTGTCCGGAAAAGCATTTCCGCTGCATGAAGCTGATCGACAGCGACGAGGTCTTCGCCGCGGTCGAGGGCATTCTCAAGGAGTCCTGA
- a CDS encoding glycerophosphodiester phosphodiesterase → MEHASNTGHGKRFFARFPDRPLIIAHRGYRACYPENTLCAFAHSLGRCDMIELDVQLSRDGEVVVFHDDELGRTSNGATLAHELGLPALRLGDWSLAQLRRLDVGSWFLDADPFAALAKGLVSRDQLLGLMPQRIPILREVLAWASAHDLPLNVELKDSGQEGRNEQLAAAVVAEIQASGTRDLVLLSSFNHDLLRACRQRAPEIAVAALQEEGHPPDMIPYLRALGVQAYHPEDTLVDAALVAALRAAGLPVNVFTVNDPGRQQQLFALGVNGIFTDFPDSCSR, encoded by the coding sequence ATGGAGCACGCGTCGAACACCGGACACGGGAAGCGGTTTTTCGCCCGATTCCCCGACCGGCCGCTGATCATCGCCCACCGGGGCTACCGTGCCTGTTATCCGGAAAACACCTTGTGCGCCTTTGCCCACAGTCTGGGCCGCTGCGACATGATCGAGCTCGATGTTCAGTTGAGCCGTGATGGCGAGGTGGTGGTCTTCCATGACGACGAGCTGGGGCGGACCAGCAATGGGGCGACCCTGGCCCACGAACTCGGTCTGCCCGCCCTGCGCTTGGGCGACTGGTCCTTGGCCCAGTTGCGCCGCCTCGATGTCGGTTCCTGGTTTTTGGACGCCGATCCCTTTGCCGCCCTGGCCAAGGGACTGGTCAGCCGCGACCAGCTGCTCGGCCTGATGCCGCAGCGCATCCCCATCCTGCGGGAAGTGCTGGCCTGGGCCTCGGCCCACGACTTGCCGCTCAACGTCGAACTCAAGGACAGCGGCCAAGAGGGAAGGAATGAACAGCTGGCTGCGGCGGTGGTGGCAGAAATCCAAGCCTCCGGCACCCGCGACCTGGTGCTGCTTTCCTCGTTCAATCACGATCTGCTTCGGGCCTGCCGCCAACGTGCCCCGGAAATCGCCGTGGCCGCCCTTCAGGAAGAGGGGCATCCGCCGGATATGATTCCCTATCTGCGCGCCCTCGGCGTGCAGGCCTATCATCCCGAAGACACCCTCGTTGATGCCGCCCTGGTTGCCGCCCTGCGCGCCGCCGGTTTGCCGGTCAACGTGTTCACCGTCAACGACCCCGGCCGCCAGCAACAGCTGTTCGCACTCGGGGTCAACGGCATCTTCACCGATTTTCCTGATTCCTGTTCTCGATAA
- a CDS encoding D-glycero-alpha-D-manno-heptose-1,7-bisphosphate 7-phosphatase produces the protein MSAPPSSPGGVSTRQPAVFLDRDGTINEQMGYINHISRFHLLPGVGQAIRRLNEYGLPVLVVTNQSGLARGYFPESLLDEVHAEMRRQLALQGAHIDGLYICPHHPEAKEERFRLTCTCRKPRTGLLEQAAAERHLDLPRSYVVGDRWSDLRCGAAVGATTILVLTGYGRGDAQYIGPTQTVQPDFVAEDLQTAVQWILDRENNKQG, from the coding sequence ATGAGCGCCCCACCTTCCTCGCCGGGCGGTGTTTCCACTCGCCAGCCGGCGGTGTTTCTTGATCGCGACGGCACCATCAACGAGCAGATGGGCTACATCAACCACATCAGCCGTTTTCATCTCCTGCCGGGGGTGGGCCAGGCCATCCGCCGTCTCAATGAATATGGCCTGCCGGTGCTGGTGGTGACCAATCAGTCCGGGCTGGCGCGCGGCTACTTTCCCGAATCGCTGCTCGACGAGGTGCATGCGGAGATGCGCCGCCAACTCGCTTTACAGGGCGCGCACATCGACGGCCTCTACATCTGCCCCCACCATCCCGAGGCCAAGGAAGAACGGTTCCGGTTGACCTGCACTTGCCGTAAACCCCGAACGGGCTTGCTCGAACAGGCGGCGGCTGAAAGGCATCTCGATTTGCCGCGCTCCTATGTGGTCGGCGACCGCTGGTCGGATCTGCGTTGCGGGGCGGCGGTTGGGGCCACCACCATCCTGGTGCTGACCGGCTACGGCCGCGGCGATGCCCAGTACATCGGCCCCACCCAAACGGTCCAGCCCGATTTTGTGGCCGAGGATCTGCAAACGGCGGTGCAATGGATTCTCGACCGGGAAAACAACAAGCAAGGGTGA
- a CDS encoding LemA family protein has protein sequence MRRTSNHFTMIAAIFTMLILVSGCGYNSLQQKEEAVFKAWADIEANLQRRADLIPNLVETVKGYAAHEQATLEAVISARAKATSVQLSTKDLSNPATMQQLQEAQGGLSSALARLMVVAEQYPDLKANQNFLDLQNQLEGTENRINVSRQRYNQAVETFNAAIRRFPESLTNNLLLHLERKEYFKAAPESREAPKVKF, from the coding sequence ATGCGACGAACGTCAAACCATTTCACCATGATCGCAGCGATCTTCACCATGCTGATCCTGGTGTCCGGATGCGGCTACAACAGCTTGCAACAGAAGGAGGAGGCCGTCTTCAAGGCCTGGGCGGACATCGAGGCGAATCTGCAGCGGCGGGCCGATTTGATCCCCAACCTGGTCGAAACCGTCAAGGGGTATGCGGCCCATGAACAGGCGACCCTGGAAGCGGTGATCAGTGCCCGCGCCAAGGCCACCTCGGTGCAGCTGTCCACCAAGGATTTGAGCAATCCCGCGACCATGCAGCAGCTCCAGGAAGCGCAGGGCGGTTTGAGCTCCGCCCTGGCCCGGTTGATGGTGGTGGCCGAACAGTATCCGGACCTCAAGGCCAATCAGAATTTTCTCGATCTGCAAAACCAGCTGGAAGGCACGGAAAATCGAATCAATGTCTCCCGGCAGCGCTACAATCAGGCGGTCGAAACCTTCAACGCCGCCATCCGCCGATTCCCGGAGAGCCTGACCAACAACCTGCTGCTCCATCTGGAACGCAAGGAGTATTTCAAGGCCGCGCCCGAGTCACGGGAAGCGCCCAAAGTCAAGTTTTAA
- a CDS encoding DVU_1551 family NTP transferase, with protein MAPRLSALILAAGFSSRMGQLKALLPLATEGQQTVLQRCVELFRQCGIDEVVVVTGHRHEEVGAMARGVGARVAHNPNFASGMYSSIRAGVHDLRDGTSGFFLLPVDIPLVRCGTIKRLADAFVRHSGHIFYPLFAGRRGHPPLLAAELIPLIKRERQPEGGLRTLLAEVEAARPAMVQEVQVADAHIHFDMDTPEDYLAARHALHRQEYPASDECAAILDHIHPMTAKGLAHGQRVAEVAVALCNAVNRHGGKQLDADLCRASGLLHDLAKGHPEHEEEGARWLRQLGFARAAEIVAAHKDLDWRPGRAIGERELVHLADKLVRGSRMVDLSERFEEKLVLYGQDAEALRAIGERYQLAVGLAEAVAAEAGQPVAEILQTVGRPCSR; from the coding sequence ATGGCACCTCGCCTGAGCGCCCTGATCCTCGCGGCCGGGTTTTCCTCGCGCATGGGGCAACTCAAGGCCCTGCTGCCGCTGGCCACGGAAGGGCAACAAACCGTGCTGCAACGGTGCGTGGAGCTGTTCCGCCAGTGCGGTATTGACGAGGTGGTGGTGGTCACCGGTCATCGGCACGAGGAGGTAGGGGCCATGGCCCGAGGGGTCGGCGCGCGGGTGGCCCACAATCCGAATTTCGCCAGCGGCATGTACAGCTCGATCCGCGCCGGGGTGCACGATCTTCGGGACGGGACAAGCGGCTTTTTCCTTCTGCCGGTGGACATTCCGCTGGTGCGGTGCGGCACCATCAAACGGCTGGCCGATGCCTTTGTCCGGCACTCCGGGCACATCTTCTACCCGCTGTTTGCCGGCCGACGCGGCCATCCGCCCCTGCTCGCCGCTGAACTGATTCCGTTGATCAAGCGGGAGCGGCAACCCGAGGGCGGCCTGCGCACCCTCCTGGCAGAGGTCGAGGCCGCGCGGCCGGCCATGGTGCAGGAGGTCCAGGTGGCGGATGCCCACATCCATTTTGACATGGATACTCCGGAGGACTATCTCGCCGCCCGCCACGCCTTGCATCGCCAGGAATACCCCGCCAGCGACGAATGTGCCGCCATTCTCGACCACATCCACCCCATGACGGCCAAGGGGCTGGCCCACGGCCAGCGGGTGGCCGAGGTGGCGGTTGCCCTGTGCAACGCCGTCAACCGGCACGGCGGCAAACAGCTGGACGCGGATTTGTGCCGGGCCAGCGGCCTGCTGCACGACCTGGCCAAAGGGCATCCCGAACACGAGGAGGAAGGGGCGCGCTGGCTGCGGCAACTGGGCTTTGCCCGGGCGGCGGAGATAGTGGCCGCCCACAAGGATCTGGATTGGCGGCCGGGGAGGGCCATCGGCGAACGCGAACTGGTCCATCTGGCCGACAAGCTGGTTCGCGGCAGTCGGATGGTCGATCTCAGCGAGCGTTTCGAGGAAAAACTGGTCCTCTATGGGCAGGATGCCGAGGCATTGCGGGCCATCGGCGAGCGCTACCAGCTGGCCGTGGGCCTGGCCGAGGCCGTCGCCGCCGAGGCCGGGCAGCCGGTGGCCGAAATTCTGCAGACCGTCGGCCGACCGTGCAGTCGCTGA
- a CDS encoding TPM domain-containing protein: MDTLAQRFFSTEEQEQITQAVREMEGQTSGEIVPMVVSASHSYPEAQLTGAVLLSLPLALIAAFATSSLLWWRGEVLWLFLLFFLCFFAGARLLVRHPVLLRLFLRDERTEEEVQRAALAHFYSEGLHQTRDATGVLIYISVLERRVWILGDQGINERLAPQTWQHCVDGLARGIREKRQAAALYTAIAEIGTLLRDHFPPRTDDRNELGDLIIVDDRPARRQLVVR; encoded by the coding sequence ATGGATACACTTGCGCAACGGTTTTTCAGCACGGAAGAGCAGGAGCAGATCACCCAGGCGGTGCGGGAGATGGAAGGGCAGACCAGCGGCGAGATCGTACCGATGGTGGTTTCAGCCTCCCACAGCTATCCCGAGGCCCAATTGACCGGGGCTGTACTCCTCTCCCTGCCCCTGGCCCTGATCGCTGCCTTTGCCACCAGCAGCCTGCTGTGGTGGCGGGGGGAGGTACTGTGGCTTTTTCTTCTCTTTTTTCTGTGCTTCTTTGCAGGTGCGCGGCTGTTGGTGCGCCATCCGGTCCTGCTGCGTCTGTTTCTCCGCGACGAACGGACCGAAGAAGAGGTTCAACGGGCGGCGCTGGCTCACTTCTACAGCGAAGGGCTGCACCAGACCAGGGATGCCACCGGAGTGCTGATCTACATTTCGGTGTTGGAGCGCCGGGTATGGATCCTTGGCGATCAGGGCATCAACGAACGGCTTGCGCCGCAGACCTGGCAGCACTGCGTGGACGGGTTGGCGCGCGGCATCCGGGAGAAGCGCCAGGCTGCGGCCCTGTACACGGCTATTGCCGAGATTGGGACCCTGCTGCGAGACCATTTTCCGCCCCGAACCGATGACCGCAATGAACTGGGCGACCTGATCATCGTGGATGACCGACCGGCTCGGCGGCAGCTGGTGGTTCGATAG
- a CDS encoding XdhC family aldehyde oxidoreductase maturation factor, which produces MKKLIQQICTTLDSGQDLVLATVCSQSGSTPRVAGAKMIVFRDGRIAGTIGGGLVEAAAIREAADCFATGVSRCHAFDLSNGDAAVTDMICGGRMEFCLECIRADASNRAVFGDLLAAMESGRRAVLVSPLEAHNGEQRFVVDHKGRTTAADVSEALLAAVKQLRPSTSAATVLEQAGQCYLVASFAVGGNLYLIGAGHVAACTAEAAARVGFRVVVMDDRSEFANQERFPSADEIRVLPSFAGCFQGEDIDRDAYLVIVTRGHLHDMEVLEQALQTGAGYIGMIGSRKKRNSIYVRLMDKGVTEAQLEQVRCPIGLAIEADTPEEIAVSVVGELIYQRATGRKAWHLA; this is translated from the coding sequence ATGAAAAAATTGATTCAGCAAATATGCACCACCTTGGACAGCGGTCAGGATCTTGTTCTGGCCACCGTGTGCAGCCAATCCGGGTCCACTCCCCGGGTGGCGGGCGCGAAAATGATCGTCTTTCGCGACGGACGCATCGCCGGCACCATTGGCGGCGGTCTGGTCGAGGCTGCGGCCATCAGGGAAGCGGCAGACTGTTTTGCCACCGGCGTTTCCCGCTGCCATGCCTTTGATCTGTCCAACGGCGATGCCGCCGTCACCGACATGATCTGCGGCGGACGGATGGAATTCTGTTTGGAATGCATCCGGGCCGATGCGTCCAACCGGGCGGTGTTCGGCGACCTGCTCGCGGCCATGGAATCGGGCCGCCGGGCCGTTCTGGTCAGCCCGTTGGAAGCGCACAACGGTGAACAGCGCTTTGTCGTCGATCACAAGGGCAGAACAACCGCCGCCGATGTTTCCGAAGCCCTGCTCGCGGCCGTCAAGCAGCTCCGGCCTTCCACCTCGGCGGCCACCGTCCTGGAACAGGCGGGGCAATGCTATCTGGTCGCCTCGTTCGCGGTCGGCGGCAATCTCTACCTGATCGGCGCCGGCCACGTGGCCGCCTGCACCGCCGAGGCCGCGGCCCGGGTCGGATTCCGGGTGGTGGTCATGGATGACCGGAGCGAATTCGCCAACCAGGAGCGTTTTCCCTCGGCCGACGAGATCAGGGTGCTGCCGTCGTTTGCCGGCTGCTTCCAGGGCGAGGATATTGATCGCGATGCCTATCTGGTGATCGTCACCCGCGGCCACCTGCACGACATGGAGGTGCTCGAACAGGCGTTGCAGACCGGGGCCGGCTACATCGGCATGATCGGCTCCCGCAAGAAACGCAACAGCATCTATGTCAGGCTGATGGACAAGGGCGTGACCGAGGCCCAGCTGGAGCAGGTGCGCTGCCCCATCGGCCTTGCCATCGAGGCGGACACCCCGGAAGAAATCGCGGTGTCCGTCGTCGGCGAACTGATCTATCAGCGGGCCACCGGCCGCAAGGCATGGCACCTCGCCTGA
- a CDS encoding DVU_1553 family AMP-dependent CoA ligase — protein MKSTPLDKLIGQAIGETNRPLSRAAIDRYQAERLRSLVASCRDRSAFYRRALTAAGIDRLRGLEDLHALPLTTEADLRAHGPEMVCVSLDDVARIVTLHSSGTTGAAKRLYFTAEDLERTLDFFHLGMEQMVDPGQTVAICLPGTTPDSTGHLLARALERMQVNSHLLGLVSDPQAAAHAVAELRPDVLVGFPVQLLALARMAAHLRLNLAPVRSMLLCSDYIPDSVCHGLRQLLGCEVFSHYGTVETGLGGGVDCAAHCGCHLRESDLLVEIIDPRTAAPLAAGQWGEIVITTLTRTGMPLIRYRTGDRGRLLAGSCPCGSVIRRLDRVTGRFNQVRPLRGGGQLALPELDELLLALPGLLDFSASLADDHGGEQLRLCLTTLPGHGEAVRRAAADQLTRYPALREVEVALTLAPGPLIHYAKRVLHEQRKDQAP, from the coding sequence ATGAAATCCACCCCCCTGGACAAGCTGATCGGCCAGGCCATTGGCGAAACCAACCGGCCGTTGTCGCGGGCCGCCATCGACCGCTATCAGGCGGAACGGCTGCGCTCGCTTGTTGCCTCTTGCCGTGATCGATCCGCCTTTTACCGCCGCGCATTGACCGCCGCCGGTATCGATCGGCTGCGGGGCCTGGAGGATCTGCACGCCCTGCCGCTGACCACCGAGGCCGATCTGCGTGCCCATGGCCCGGAGATGGTGTGCGTCAGTCTGGATGACGTGGCCAGGATCGTCACCCTGCACAGCTCCGGCACCACCGGCGCGGCCAAGCGGTTGTATTTCACCGCCGAGGATCTGGAGCGAACCCTGGACTTTTTTCACCTGGGCATGGAACAGATGGTCGATCCGGGGCAAACGGTGGCCATCTGTCTCCCCGGCACCACCCCGGATTCCACCGGCCACCTGCTCGCCCGCGCCCTGGAGCGGATGCAGGTCAACAGCCATCTCCTCGGATTGGTGAGCGATCCCCAGGCAGCCGCCCATGCGGTTGCTGAACTGCGGCCCGATGTCCTGGTCGGTTTCCCGGTGCAACTGCTGGCCCTGGCGCGGATGGCCGCCCATCTACGCCTGAACCTGGCACCGGTCCGCTCGATGCTGCTCTGCTCCGACTACATTCCCGACAGCGTGTGCCACGGGTTGCGGCAGCTGCTTGGCTGCGAGGTCTTTTCCCATTACGGCACGGTCGAGACCGGACTGGGCGGCGGAGTGGACTGCGCGGCCCATTGCGGCTGCCATCTGCGCGAATCCGATCTGTTGGTGGAGATCATCGACCCCCGCACCGCGGCTCCGCTGGCAGCGGGCCAGTGGGGCGAGATCGTGATCACCACCCTGACCCGCACCGGCATGCCGCTGATCCGCTACCGCACCGGCGACCGGGGACGCCTCCTCGCCGGTTCCTGCCCCTGCGGCAGCGTCATCCGGCGGCTCGACAGAGTGACGGGACGTTTCAACCAGGTCCGCCCCCTGCGCGGCGGCGGCCAGCTGGCATTGCCCGAGTTGGACGAGCTGCTGTTGGCCCTCCCCGGCCTGCTCGATTTCTCGGCCTCCCTCGCCGACGATCACGGCGGGGAACAACTGCGGCTGTGCCTGACCACCCTGCCGGGCCACGGCGAGGCGGTGCGTCGTGCCGCCGCCGACCAACTGACCAGATATCCGGCGCTCCGGGAGGTGGAAGTTGCGCTGACCCTTGCTCCCGGACCATTGATTCATTACGCTAAACGCGTGCTCCATGAGCAGCGAAAGGACCAAGCACCATGA
- a CDS encoding TPM domain-containing protein has translation MTARESFAAPLLAVVLAAVVTLLSAPPALALDVPVLAGRINDTAGILAPHTISLLDHSLQSLEEHESTQIVVLTIPSLKGDSVEGYALRVAEQWQIGQKGLDNGALLLVAVKERKIRIEVGYGLEGTLTDLVAGRIIRERMVPAFRRGDYDQGVRDGVAAMIAAVQGEFAGTEASVERGASPDPGGFLVLLIVGLLFIGKVFRWHKPLAAGLGGVFAPLLAGVVFAGLFSWLMVLLLIPLGMLGALMATLLSGTAGIRRSGGTFPGLGGGFGEGFGGGGFSGGGGGFGGGGASGGW, from the coding sequence ATGACAGCTCGTGAATCCTTCGCCGCCCCCCTGCTGGCCGTTGTGCTGGCGGCTGTCGTTACCCTTCTCTCAGCCCCCCCGGCCCTGGCTCTCGATGTTCCGGTCCTGGCCGGCCGGATCAACGACACCGCGGGGATTCTTGCGCCGCACACCATCAGCCTGCTCGATCATTCCCTGCAGAGCCTGGAGGAACACGAATCCACTCAGATCGTGGTGCTCACCATTCCGAGCCTGAAGGGCGACAGTGTGGAAGGGTATGCCCTCAGGGTCGCGGAACAGTGGCAAATCGGGCAGAAAGGGCTGGATAACGGGGCCCTGCTGCTGGTGGCGGTCAAGGAACGAAAAATCCGCATCGAGGTCGGCTACGGCCTGGAAGGCACCCTGACCGATCTGGTCGCCGGACGGATCATTCGCGAACGGATGGTGCCCGCCTTCCGGCGGGGTGACTACGATCAAGGGGTAAGGGATGGAGTGGCGGCGATGATCGCCGCCGTGCAAGGGGAGTTCGCCGGCACGGAAGCATCGGTTGAACGGGGCGCGTCGCCGGATCCGGGCGGGTTTCTCGTGCTGCTGATCGTCGGCCTGTTGTTCATCGGCAAGGTCTTCCGCTGGCACAAACCGCTGGCCGCTGGTTTGGGCGGGGTGTTCGCGCCCCTGCTCGCCGGAGTGGTGTTTGCCGGCTTGTTCAGTTGGCTGATGGTCCTCCTGCTTATCCCGCTGGGCATGCTTGGCGCCTTGATGGCCACCCTGCTGAGCGGAACGGCTGGCATCCGCCGTTCCGGTGGGACCTTTCCCGGCCTGGGCGGTGGCTTCGGTGAAGGTTTCGGTGGCGGCGGGTTCAGCGGCGGTGGTGGAGGTTTCGGCGGTGGAGGCGCCTCGGGAGGATGGTGA
- a CDS encoding 3'-5' exonuclease, which translates to MSTPAVIVLDFETTGHSPNRGDRPIEVGAVRIEHDRIVDRFQALMNPGFTISWFIERLTGISNDLIAHAPPCEEVMNRFADWMGDLPLVAHNAGFDRAFLDAELALIGRHQSNPMACTVLASRRLFPESPNHKLATLVNHLGIFTDGTFHRALADAEMTGHVWIAMTDVLCDRYGLDEIPFTLMQELGRIGRAKVDRYLRNLADRQKTCLGDSGIHSR; encoded by the coding sequence ATGTCCACCCCTGCCGTCATTGTTCTTGATTTTGAAACCACCGGCCATTCGCCGAACCGGGGCGACCGGCCGATCGAGGTGGGGGCGGTGCGCATCGAGCACGACCGGATCGTTGACCGCTTTCAGGCGTTGATGAACCCCGGTTTCACCATCAGCTGGTTCATCGAACGTCTCACCGGCATCAGCAATGACCTGATTGCCCACGCCCCGCCCTGTGAAGAGGTGATGAACCGGTTCGCTGACTGGATGGGCGATCTGCCCCTGGTGGCTCACAACGCCGGCTTTGACCGCGCCTTTCTTGACGCCGAACTGGCGTTGATCGGCCGCCACCAGTCCAACCCCATGGCTTGCACCGTGCTCGCCTCCCGCCGCCTCTTTCCCGAATCCCCCAACCATAAGCTGGCCACCCTGGTCAACCATCTGGGCATCTTCACCGACGGCACCTTTCATCGCGCCCTGGCCGATGCCGAGATGACCGGCCATGTGTGGATCGCCATGACCGATGTGCTGTGCGATCGCTACGGACTCGACGAAATTCCCTTCACTCTGATGCAGGAGCTGGGCCGCATCGGTCGGGCCAAGGTGGACCGCTACCTGCGCAATCTTGCCGACCGACAGAAGACCTGTCTCGGAGACAGCGGCATCCACTCGCGGTGA
- a CDS encoding histidine phosphatase family protein: protein MQSLIVLARHGAIDTSSPRRFLGQTDLPLNAEGIRQARMVGERLRALTFSHIFSSPLQRALHTAALAGNRPLAEIQSMAALTEINLGDWEGLSVAEVQARYPGAYEQRGQDLEHFRPPGGESFADLAARALPALRALADEHPGPLLVVAHAGVNRVILSRLLDRPLCTLFALPQDHCAVNLLRRGSHGLRVEAINLRLLTR, encoded by the coding sequence GTGCAGTCGCTGATCGTTCTTGCTCGCCACGGCGCGATCGACACATCCTCGCCGCGCCGCTTCCTGGGCCAGACCGACCTGCCGCTCAATGCAGAGGGCATCCGCCAGGCGCGCATGGTGGGCGAGCGGCTCCGTGCGCTCACCTTCAGCCATATCTTTTCCTCGCCCCTGCAACGGGCGCTGCACACCGCCGCACTGGCCGGCAACCGTCCGCTGGCCGAGATTCAATCGATGGCGGCATTGACGGAAATCAATCTCGGCGACTGGGAAGGCCTGAGCGTGGCTGAGGTCCAGGCCCGCTATCCCGGAGCCTATGAACAGCGCGGCCAGGATCTGGAACATTTCCGGCCTCCGGGCGGTGAAAGTTTCGCCGATCTGGCGGCCCGCGCCCTCCCGGCCTTGCGGGCGCTGGCCGACGAGCACCCCGGTCCGCTGCTCGTCGTCGCCCACGCCGGGGTCAATCGGGTGATTCTCTCCCGTCTGCTGGACCGGCCGTTGTGTACCCTGTTCGCGCTTCCCCAGGACCATTGCGCGGTCAATCTCCTGCGACGCGGTTCACACGGCCTGCGGGTCGAGGCGATCAATCTCCGCCTGCTGACCAGGTGA